A segment of the Halovivax limisalsi genome:
TTCTGCGCGTACTCGGAGGCGTTCGAGTGCCCGCTCCCGCCCGAATCCAACTGGATCGAGGTCGCGATCCCGGCCGGCGAACGGGGGCCGTAGTTCCCGGCGACGGCGACGGACGATTGCCACTTGCGATACCTCCGTTTCAACTGGACGTCAGCCGTGCGTCAGACGCCGTCAGGAACCGGCTGTCGGCGGTTCGCGGGGCGGCTGCGGACGAGGGGTTCGATTCCACGGGAAATCGTGGGGTTCGATACCGCGCCGTGCGATTGCGGCCCGTCGCCCTCATGCGATTTCGAAACGACCGGTTCGAGTGGAGCGTCAGACGTTCGGCTGACGGACGCACTCCCCCTCATCGTCGGGAATCTGGTCGCGTTGGGGAATGTGACGAAATATTCGAGGTGAAATAAGGGGGTTCGATCGACGGAACGAGACGGCGACGCGGTGGCGGCGGTCTGTCGGTCGGTGTCGCCGCCCGTGTCACGGCGACCGGCAGCGGGGAGCGGCCGACGGAACCCCGGGACGGCACCGAAACGCATTTTAGGCCAGCCTAAAAACAATGCACTGCGGGAGTGTCACACCGTGGGCATCGGTCCGGGCACTCCAGCAACCCCAGATCCCTGTCCTTCCGCCAGTCAGCACCCCGTGGAACGTACTCTTACGTCCCGCCGACGGTTCGTCCCGTTCGGCCGGCCGGTGCGTTCTCGTTCCGACTGTCGATCCCGTCACTGGCCGTCAGGTCCCGTCATTCCACCCCGGTCACCGGTGCTGATCCTGATTCTCCCGGCGCAGGGCGGCGAGACGCGGAATCAGCACACGTATAAGAGGCGATTCCGTGCACTCGCCCATGCATCTCGACTGGAGCGGGATCGACCACGTCACGAAGGTCGATCCGGAAAAGCCCATGCCGGCGGATCCGGCGTCGCTACTCGCCGCGACGGATCTGGTGATGGTCGGCGGCTCGGACGGCGTCACCGAGTCGAACACGCTCGAGACGATCGAGGCGGTTCGCGACGCGGCCCCCGACGTCCCGATCTTCCAGGAACCGTACGACGCCGCCCAGGTGACGAAGGCGACGGTCGACGCGGTCGACGTCCTCTCCGTGCCGGCGGTCTACAACGGCGACCTGGATCACTTCGTCGGCAAGCACCTCTCGATGTTCGGCGAACTCGCGAACAAACCGTCCTCGCTCCTGGGGACGAGCCTGCCGGTCGTCGGCAACGTGATCGAGTCCAAGGGCGAGGCCGTCGTCGCCGAACTCGCGGAGAAGATCGTCGGCGAGGGCTACGTCATCCAGCACGTCGACTCCGAGGCCGCTCGCACCGCCGGCGTCTCCACCCCCTTCTCGACCGCTGACGTCGCCGGCGCCGCGCTCGCGACCGAAGCCTTCTACGACTTTCCGATCTTCTACGTCGAGTACTCCGGCACCTACGGCGGCCCCGAGGACGTCGCGGCCGCGGCGAACCAGCTCGAAGAGACCGTGCTCCTCTACGGCGGCGGCATCGACTCGCGGGAGAAGGCCGACGAGATCCTCGAGGCGGGCGCGGACGCCATCGTCGTCGGCGACTGCTTCCACGACGACCGCGAGAAGTTCCGCGAGACGATTCCGGGGTAGCCGGCCCGGACGGTCCGTCGCGATCCCGGCTGCGCGCCGGACCGGTCCCAACAGTATTTCTCTCCCACGTGCGTCGGTCGCATATGAGCGAATACGCCGCGTCGATCGTGCTCTTCGACGGCTTCGACGAACTGGACGCGATCGGCCCCTACGAGGTGTTCGAGACGGCCGCCGAGTTCGGTGCCGATATCGATACCGCGCTCGTCACGACGGCTGCGCGCGATCGCGTGACCGCCGGCCACGGCCTCCGCGTCGAGGCGGACGGCGTCCTCGCCACCCCCGGAGCGTCGGCCGAACTGCCCGACCTGCTCGTCGTCCCCGGGGGCGGGTGGACGAGCGATGACGGCGCCGTTCGCCGCGTCGTCGATGCGGGGGACCTGCCGAGACGCGCGGCCGAACTCCACGCCGCAGGGGTGACCGTCGCCTCGATCTGTACGGGGGCGATGATCCTCGCCGCGGCGGGGCTCCTCGACGCCCGCCCGGCAGTCACCCACCGCGACGCGCTGGCGGACCTGGCGAATGCGGGCGCCGAGATCCCCGCCGCGGCCGAACCGCGCGACGCCTCCCCCGTCATCGGGGTCGACGACGGCGACGTCCTGACCGCCGGGGGCGTGACGACGGGCATCGACCTCGCGTGCTGGCTCGTCGAGCGCGAGTTCGGCGCCGACCTCGCCGAATCGGTCGCGACGGAACTCGAACACGAGCGCCGGGGCGAGATCGTCCGGTGACCGGTCTCGTCGCCGGTCGCATCCGCCCACCTCGTGCTCGGTCGGCTGTCCAAACCGATTTCCGCCCCGGTGTCCAACCGGGCGCCAATGACAGCCGTGTTGTTCGACATGGACGGCGTGCTGGTCGACAGCGAGGACTACTGGGTGACGTTCGAATCCGAGACCCTGTTCCCCGACGCCGTGCCCGACGGCGACGTGGACCTCAACGAGACGTCGGGGATGAACTTCCGGGAAATCTACGACTACCTCGACGCGGAGTACGGCACCGCCATCACGCGCGCCGAGTGGGTCGAGCGCTTCGACGAGATGGCCCGCGAGGTCTACACCGACCGCGTCTCCCTGCTCCCCGGGTTCGACGCGTTACTCGCCGAGTTGCGCGAGCGCGGGACCACGGTGGCCGTCGTCTCCTCCTCGCCGCGGGCGTGGATCGACCTCGTCCTCGAGCGCTTCGACCTGGTCGAGGCCTTCGACGCGGTGGTCAGCGCCGAGGAGATCCGGGGCGAGAGCAAACCCGCGCCCGACGTCTACGAGTACGCCGCACAGACGGTCGGCGAGGCGCCCGCGGCCTGCGTCGCCGTCGAGGACTCCGAAAACGGCGTCACGGCGGCCGACCGGGCGGGGATGACCGTGGTCGCCTACCGCATCGCCGCCCACGGCGACGCCGACTACTCGCGCGCGGATGTAGTTGCCGACGACCCGACGGCACTTCGGGAGACGGTCCTCGACCTGGCCGGCACCTGAGTCACCGCAGCCCGTTCCTCGACCGAATCGCGACCCGGCTCAGTGTTTCGGGACGCGCCGGTGGTCCACCGCAGCGTCGTCCATCTCGGCCGCCTGGAGCACCTGCCGAATGTGAAAGTCCTTCTTCTGCGAATCGTCCGCCTCGAGTGCGTCTTCGAGGTGGCGTTTGCACTCCGTACTGAGTTCGCCCATTCCTTGTCGGACGGTGTAACCCGGGCTACAAAACTGTCCTGGAATCCCTCGGTAATCGTGACATCCTGCCCGTGTCACCGTTCACCGATGCTAACTAGCACCGTGTCGACGCCGACCGGCGATCCGGGCGGTTCTCAGTCGATCGTCACGGTTCGGGATTCGCGCACCGGAACGAGCGGCAGGTCCGGAAACGCCACGCTCACCGTCAGGTCGAGCGCGTCGTGGTCCGGGGCGCCGAAGACGGCAGCCGGAACCGTCTCCGACCCGCGGAGGTAGGTGTCGGTGCTCGTCATCTCGCGGCCGTTGACCGTCACGCGAAGCTCGGCGCGGGCGGCCTCGCCGGTGTTCCTGACGGTCACGTCCCGCATGTCGTTCGCGCCGACCGCGATCGACTCGGGGAAGGAAGCGGGCCAGTCGATCTCGACGGCGGGGAGCGATCGCGCGGCCTCGATGACGCGTTCGGCGATCCCCTCCTCGAGTCCGGCGTCGACCAGGCCCGAGACGCCGGCCGCCCGGACGGCGCCGGGGGTGTGGATATCCGATCGCGCGAGTTTGCTCGCCCGGCCGGGGCCGACGCCGTCGATGGCGGTGAGTCCGACGGCTTCGTCGTCGACGCCGTTCTCGACGCGCGCCTCCAGCCGCCGCGCCAGGTTGGCGTCGTGTCCGCTCGCGAATCTGTCGAGGAAGGCCCTGAGTGCGGCGAGCAGCCGAAGCGCGTTGCGGGTGATCGCCCAGGCGTCGCTCCGGAGGTCGGCCGGCGTCGTCCCGCGCGCCTCGGCCCGGAGGATCGCCAGCACCTTCCGCCCCCCGCTCGTCTCGATCCGTTCTCCGACGGACTGGCCGGCGAGGACGGCGTCGATCGCCTCGCGCTCGGCCTGGCGGGCGGTGACGGATTCGAACGCGCTCGCCGTCGCGACGGCCTCGAAGATGGCCGCCTCGTCGAGGTCGCCCGCTGCCGCGCGGTCACAACAGTCGGCGAAGCCGCGGGCGGTATCCAGGTCGAGGTAGTACCGCGAGGTGAGTCGGCCGAGCGCCGTCGGTTCGATCGCGCCCGCGCTGGCGTCGCCACTGTCTCGCTCGCGCTCGATGAAGCCGTCGGCGTCGAGCGTCGCGAGCGTGTCGCGAACCCTCGTCTCCAGGTCCTCGAACGCGTACTTCGTCGGCCGGCGCTGGCCGCGCTCGTAGTAGAACGTCGTCTCCAGCCAGTCGAAGACGTCGGCCTCGCTCGCGACGTTGCCCATCGCGATCTCGGCGTTGAGGTGCGTATCGAGGCTCTCGGCGAGCTGGGACTCGATCTCGGTGCCCTCCCGAAGCAGGCGCCGGTAGCGGTCGGCGTCGGCGCCGTCACAGACCACCCAGCCGTAGCCGACGTCGTCGTAGCCGGGTCGACCGGCCCGACCGAGCATCTGGAGGACGTCCAGGGGACTCATGTCGACCTCGCCCTCCAGCGGATCGTGGTACTTCGTATCGCGGATGATGACGCAGCGGGCGGGCAGGTTGACGCCCCAGGCCAGCGTCGTCGTCGAGAAGAGCAGTTCGATCAGCCCCTCCTTGAACCACGCCTCGACGCGATCCTTGTCGTGCTTCGAGAGGCCGGCGTGGTGGAAGGCGACGCCGTCGAGCACCGACTTCCGGAGGGTGTCGTTCTCCAGTTCCTTCGCGCGCGTGTGGAAGTCGTACTCGCCGCGGGCGCCCATCGGGATATCGCGTTCGGCGATCTCGTCCCTGGCCTTCTTCGCCGCCTGGACGGTGTCCTGCCGGGAGGAGACGAAGACGAGCGCCTGCCCGTCCTCTCGGAGGTGGGGTTCGGCCAGGTCGAGCGCGCGGTAGAGCCGGCGGTACTTGTCCGCGAAGGCGTTGTCGCCGTGCGTGTAGGTCTTGACGTCGGCGTGGAGGTCGACCGGGCGGTAGTCGTCGCCGAAGTCGAACGTGCACGCGTCGGGCGCGTCGAGCCACGCGGCGACGTCCTCGACGTTGGGCATCGTCGCCGAGAGGGCGACGATCCGCGGGTCGCAGAGCCGCCGCAGTCGCGAGATCGTCACCTCGAGCACCGACCCCCGGCCGTCGGCGTCGAGGAGGTGGACCTCGTCGATGACGCAGCAGTCGACGTCGGTGACGAAGTCGTAGCGATTCGAGTCGTGCTTGCGCGTCGCCGAGTCGAGCTTCTCCGGGGTCATCACGAGGATGTCAGCCCGGCGCGCGCGGCGGGGATTCAGGTCGCGCTCGCCGGTGACGACGTAGACCGAGTAGTCCAGTTCCTCGAAGCGGTCCCAGTCGGCTTCCTTCTCGTTCGTCAGCGCGCGCAGCGGCGCGACGAAGAGGGCCGTCCCGCCCGCATCGAGCGCCTTGCAGATCGCGAGTTCCGCCAGGGCGGTCTTGCCCGACGCGGTGGGCGCGCTGGCGACCACGTTTTCGTCGCGTTCGAGCAGCGCCGGCAGCGCCTCGCGTTGCATCCGGTTGAACTCATCGAACGCGAACGCGTCGGCGAAATCGGTTTCGAGCGAGTCGGCGAGACCCTCGGCGACGTCCATCTACCGCACAAGGCGGGGCGGCGAGTGAAAGGCGTTTCCTTCGCGGTGAACGAACCGGCGGCCGGCGATCCGTCACCGCGAGGAGAGCGCCGTCGCGGCGACGGCACCGGCGGTCCCGAACACCAGCGGGTAGAGGATCCCGGCGAGAACGATCGCCGGCAGGAGGGCGGGGGCCGCCGAGCCGCCCCACTCGATACCGAAGACCGCCCCCTGCGAACTCGATTCGACCACCAGCGCACCCAGGCCCATCACGACGCCGTAACCGACCGTGATCGGCGCGCCAGTCGTGACCGCCTCGCCGAGGTCGCGCGCACCGAGTCGCGACGCGAGGAACGCCCCGCCGACCAGCAGGACGAGCGGTGGGAGCGCGTACAGCAACTCGGCGTTTTGACTGCCCGATTCCGCGATCAGGTTCACCGAGTCCGACCCGCTGAACCCACCCACCGCCCCGCTCGCCTCGAGCTCGACGAAGTGGGCGCTGAAGTAGTACCACGCCGTTCCCTTCCACTCGGCGATGGGATCGAGATTCTGGGCAACTTCGTCTCGAATGAGTAGCGTCGCGAGCAGGTAGCCGACCGCCGCGGCGAGAACGCCGATCCCCGCACTCGCCGCGATTCGGCTGCTATCGGTCGCGCTTTCGAGACTGTTCTGAGCCATAGCACTCTCCCCTGGGCGTGGGGTTGTAATAGGCTTTTGTTTAGATAAAATAGGTACTTTCCCGCTGTACGTTTCCGGACTCGGGCTCGGATAGCCTGGTGTTGGCGTGTTTCGGGGGCCGACCAACAATCGAGGTCCGGTTCTACCCGATTGCCATGCCGGAATCCCCCTCACACACTGATTCTTGTGTCGCGTGCAACGACCGTGTACCCTTGCACCGCGAGCACGTCGTCGCGGTACCGTGATGCGAGGAGCACCTGTGGGAGGTATCGTAGATCGAAGCGTCGATTCGAGGTATAGTCGACCTCGATGATCGTCTGGCCGTTCTCACGACTGATCGTCGACGTGTACGTTCCCCAAGGCCGGTCGTCGACCGTGACCACAGACTCGATCAGTTGCGCTCCGTCTGGCGTGGCATTGGTGTGGGTATCGACGACCATCTCGACCGAGTGCAGTCCGAACAGGGACGAGATGGCGTACGTCGTCACACCCGCTTCAGTGGTGATCGCATCGGCGACGCCCCATTGAAGTGCTAGTGTGGGCGGTGTGGCGCTGCTGAACTCCGCAACTACCGTTTCAGGGTGCCTGTCTGTTCGAAGCCGGGCCGTCCCGCTTGACTTGAATAGTGGTGCCCGTGTGCTGACGAGCGAGAGCGCCCCGACTCCGATAGCTGGCAACAGTGACGTCGCCAGATACGTCCCCAAGAACAGCGAGACCACGAGCACGACGACGAGTGCGCTGAGCGCGCGTTCCCGCCTGCGATAGTGCGCTGTGACGTCGAGTACGGCCTGTGATCGCTCGATTTCGGTTGCGGAAGACATTGGCTGTGTCACCAGGCGCGGAACGGAAACCTCGCCACGGTCATTATCGACGCTGACCGTTCGACACTATTAGCCGTATCGAAGTGGGCGTTCCGTCCGTAGTAATCATCACTTCAGCGGCCCCGATCGAACGGAAACCGTCGCCGAATGCCACCTTCGAGTACCGAGCGAACCACTCAGACGCGTCCTGCGTTCCCCGATCGCCCGATTTGCGTCGCGAGCGCGCTCCGGGCGTCTCCGGGCGTCGGCGCGCGGACGAACGTCACCTCCGGCGACCCGGAGCCGGCGGTGTAGACGGCGACGTCGCCGTACCCGAGAATCCGACCGGCGACCGACTGCTCGAGCGTGGTGTTCTGGACGCGCTCGAGCGAGAGCTGGGTGACGCTGCGCGAGATCACGCCGCGCTTGGCGTAGAGCTGGTCGCTCGTGATCACGTAGCGCGTGTTCGTCCACCGGACGTAGGCGGCCGTCGCGGCCACGATCCCGAGGAGGGCGACGCTCACCGCCACCCACCCGACGAGGGTGTAGCCGCGATCCCAGGCCCAGGCCGTCGCGACCAGGGCGAAGACGGTGATCGCGAGCGCGGAGACGAACCGACTCCCCAGCGCGATCGGGTGGGGCCGACTCGACCACAGCACCGTCTCGTCGCCCGCGAGGTGGAGCCAGTCTGTCGCCTCCGCGATCGATCGCACGACTCCATGCTCAACGGGGAGGGACAAAAGTTAGGCA
Coding sequences within it:
- a CDS encoding PH domain-containing protein — encoded protein: MRSIAEATDWLHLAGDETVLWSSRPHPIALGSRFVSALAITVFALVATAWAWDRGYTLVGWVAVSVALLGIVAATAAYVRWTNTRYVITSDQLYAKRGVISRSVTQLSLERVQNTTLEQSVAGRILGYGDVAVYTAGSGSPEVTFVRAPTPGDARSALATQIGRSGNAGRV
- a CDS encoding DEAD/DEAH box helicase — translated: MDVAEGLADSLETDFADAFAFDEFNRMQREALPALLERDENVVASAPTASGKTALAELAICKALDAGGTALFVAPLRALTNEKEADWDRFEELDYSVYVVTGERDLNPRRARRADILVMTPEKLDSATRKHDSNRYDFVTDVDCCVIDEVHLLDADGRGSVLEVTISRLRRLCDPRIVALSATMPNVEDVAAWLDAPDACTFDFGDDYRPVDLHADVKTYTHGDNAFADKYRRLYRALDLAEPHLREDGQALVFVSSRQDTVQAAKKARDEIAERDIPMGARGEYDFHTRAKELENDTLRKSVLDGVAFHHAGLSKHDKDRVEAWFKEGLIELLFSTTTLAWGVNLPARCVIIRDTKYHDPLEGEVDMSPLDVLQMLGRAGRPGYDDVGYGWVVCDGADADRYRRLLREGTEIESQLAESLDTHLNAEIAMGNVASEADVFDWLETTFYYERGQRRPTKYAFEDLETRVRDTLATLDADGFIERERDSGDASAGAIEPTALGRLTSRYYLDLDTARGFADCCDRAAAGDLDEAAIFEAVATASAFESVTARQAEREAIDAVLAGQSVGERIETSGGRKVLAILRAEARGTTPADLRSDAWAITRNALRLLAALRAFLDRFASGHDANLARRLEARVENGVDDEAVGLTAIDGVGPGRASKLARSDIHTPGAVRAAGVSGLVDAGLEEGIAERVIEAARSLPAVEIDWPASFPESIAVGANDMRDVTVRNTGEAARAELRVTVNGREMTSTDTYLRGSETVPAAVFGAPDHDALDLTVSVAFPDLPLVPVRESRTVTID
- a CDS encoding heptaprenylglyceryl phosphate synthase; the encoded protein is MHLDWSGIDHVTKVDPEKPMPADPASLLAATDLVMVGGSDGVTESNTLETIEAVRDAAPDVPIFQEPYDAAQVTKATVDAVDVLSVPAVYNGDLDHFVGKHLSMFGELANKPSSLLGTSLPVVGNVIESKGEAVVAELAEKIVGEGYVIQHVDSEAARTAGVSTPFSTADVAGAALATEAFYDFPIFYVEYSGTYGGPEDVAAAANQLEETVLLYGGGIDSREKADEILEAGADAIVVGDCFHDDREKFRETIPG
- a CDS encoding DJ-1/PfpI family protein — its product is MSEYAASIVLFDGFDELDAIGPYEVFETAAEFGADIDTALVTTAARDRVTAGHGLRVEADGVLATPGASAELPDLLVVPGGGWTSDDGAVRRVVDAGDLPRRAAELHAAGVTVASICTGAMILAAAGLLDARPAVTHRDALADLANAGAEIPAAAEPRDASPVIGVDDGDVLTAGGVTTGIDLACWLVEREFGADLAESVATELEHERRGEIVR
- a CDS encoding HAD family hydrolase is translated as MTAVLFDMDGVLVDSEDYWVTFESETLFPDAVPDGDVDLNETSGMNFREIYDYLDAEYGTAITRAEWVERFDEMAREVYTDRVSLLPGFDALLAELRERGTTVAVVSSSPRAWIDLVLERFDLVEAFDAVVSAEEIRGESKPAPDVYEYAAQTVGEAPAACVAVEDSENGVTAADRAGMTVVAYRIAAHGDADYSRADVVADDPTALRETVLDLAGT